The Antennarius striatus isolate MH-2024 chromosome 20, ASM4005453v1, whole genome shotgun sequence genome includes a region encoding these proteins:
- the LOC137614017 gene encoding piezo-type mechanosensitive ion channel component 2-like isoform X1: MSSELALGVVFRVLLPLSLTAACLLRYNGFSLVYALLLLLLPLLPEPSASSTSGNTSRCVTAVCVSSFLFLLLQSFFQLTTATLQPESNCTSWQKALGQLGLVSLSGSDAGSAVRQVCPDIGVLAVGVLTWRLMTRVNGDTHTQSQQEHQPGEREPEEREPEEHQPEEHQLEEHQLEEHQPEERHPEEHNTEEHQPEELVFEEGSVLGEDEEEEGSRHKVLVELESLVHKTRQLVGNMTTTGGKVLLTVLLGVTGIVFPSLSSLLYLLCFQVLCTWWAWSGQVPPIAFRYVSVMSLLYSSSHFLLVYCYQLPSLHEAWPPNRTSASVFGLVSVVSADCAAPWRLQVNSELSWFHFSSPFMLLLLYNTVASLWRNQLIDTEGRRDVKRVESAVTESCDIITSTSILSEEVSCDITAERRREQWRSAHDGAEGRDVLMSSTNDSPSDSFAPPTQSTALGLDVYSTPHYSLSQSDTLETCVFEGDGWEEEEEEEEGTGQDEEGSGVAAVAFGFLLKQSYICALIAMMAWSITYVSWLTCVLLLWSCVLWMMRERRRYTLMSSPWLVAYGNLLVILQYVYSFPAVQEVPGLFPKKDDPCRELASKLLCLFTFWLLLRQALTEKRDRQKEKQADTQLSTITVHMEEEEHRAEEDQQKKVEEGEQMRKAEVSYEEVLLLHGRGGGVKMEALAAVVSRMFVKYWIYVCGTMFFFVSFEGKIVLYKVIYMVMFLCCVALYQLNYERWRAWLRGFWVGVVVYSMLVLILVYTFQFPSSPHTWSYYSGLSTHRLEDVGLEKFSVPVLFTKIFIPAAFLLVCIVHLHYFHEPFLELTDLKTVVDTHNSTITRLVHSEGSLFDLSVSGAPQLMSEEDGKGVVLMEIQEETDAKCIQEEEEGEEEYPCVFDRETLSDHITVLVSWRLVVDRLSVLFLRFLLSLQRLQHLLWWLLELHIVKIVSSYIIWVCVKEVCVFNLLFVLCMSLALPCRAWRPLLSGICTVWTCVVTVCKMLYQLNVVQPDRYSSNCSMPANSSSDLSLSALYSGPVDPAQWVGLRKTEGKLLDYLRYNLMMLALLAFEVTIYRHQELYRLRRNKVPPPTRTLFHDITRHHLDENVLSCFKYFLNYFFYKFGLETCFLLAVNVIGQRMDLYAVGHAFGLITVLSRRSRKCIASVWPKYCYFLSGMLCFQYVLCIGFPPAACKDYPWRPPSSNVDSNVVKWLFLPDYLTPPNPLFLLYDFLLLLGASLQLQVFEEELQPSVQILAGDNCELEGDDGQVADLIRRLRLNTVPDFMMCRSYLDMMKVIIFCYMFWFVLTIIFITGTTRISIFCMGYLVACFYFLLVGGDLLLKPVKSILVYWDCLIGYNVFVITMKNILSILACGFIKSLVLNHCWLIQLFSLACTIKGYTKPEQQSSKQCELPSDEAGIIWDGVCFCFLLLQRRVFRSHYFLYVVLDLHNTQLLASRGAELIEASTVKAVRARLEVEKTSMDLLKRQMERIKSRQQKFRRGKEKMLSLTQDSFETDGQETKKGQRQKEWWRPWVNHASMVRSGDYYLFETDSEEEEEEEKKEEQEEEEEELPEKSAFQFVYHAWITDSRTAMRARNNQKKLWKKNSSERRSRREEKSGAAGAMEVTEEVEEDREEEEEEKEEGPDTVLRRFSNTLRFCWVLLSALLDSLTAWLRGLCQEHIDISTVLRIERCMLMQQAKQGNVPTRDAIRIYYHEQMMKSSRESGLDYSTHEASAGRGSKEEEEVLPDSDGEEVGGQTAEEKTEVRPEGDYPDEADPDAGEPEPELELGESVEETPGVKPETAEGEPGLEDEADGCPECLVAKTSQRSRPKLSRMERVRSSSSLSLPEEEGRSQTHSVDESSPPFPIDALPTHPLTGASSPASPSSIHLPPSYSLALGLDLHQEEPGERMETKGEASSSLLRRRRLVHTSGERSDFTSDSALCPLASHTQELTASELLRNRTFYEEELESSDHFYGNQHQLLQMCYAIYNILAARSETVCYLVIVLNHMVSASCLTLVLPVLVFLWATLSVPRPSKTFWMTAIIYTEVTIVIKYFFQFGFFPFNQKLEVDRSKPFHPPNILGVEKKEGYVLYDLLQLLALFYHRAILKCHGLWDQTVTIETDALHNHDNQTDSPREATPTNLGEPANVLRQRLRRRTQSGSTQTRSPADSVSSRPQQPSKVDLLLEKLRELSIRAKIYSVTRCMSLYRPVLQFFRALVQPEYSAVTDVYVLMFLADTVDFIIIVFGFWAFGKHSAAADITSSLSEDQVPEAFLVMVLIQFGTMVIDRALYLRKTVLGKLVFQVILVFGIHFWMFFILPTVTERRFNQNLVAQLWYFVKCVYFGLSAYQIRSGYPTRVLGNFLTKSYNYLNLFLFQGFRLVPFLTELRAVMDWVWTDTTLSLSSWICVEDVYAHCFVLKCWRESEKRYPQPRGQKKKRVVKYGMGGLIVLLLICIVWFPLLFMSLIKSVAGVVNRPLDVSLTITLGGFQPIFTMSAQQNQLTDLTEEDFLSFTSSYSYTPSALQFLEAYSHEDVTVAELQGSSNSLWTISPPSRQYLSQVLNLDHFPLTVSWTVQRNLSLGAKVELASGKHVTYLDDKTRLELIQLLNGTRTRPVVIEDVFPCFIRAPSDSNAKPIEQLYADERYKDILLALERSTNQSREIQEWWIVDQPAASLVAVKSLAPMSGRREAGLQLFVFSDKVSPPSLGFLAGYGIMGLYASVVLVIGKFVREFFSGISHSIMFEELPCVDRILKLCTDIFLVRETGELELEEELYAKLIFLYRSPETLIKWTRR, encoded by the exons ATGTCCTCCGAGCTGGCCCTGGGTGTGGTCTTCAGGGTTCTGCTGCCCCTCAGTTTGACTGCAG CTTGTTTGTTACGCTATAATGGATTCTCTCTGGTCTAtgccctcctgctgctgctgctgcctctgctgCCAGAAccctccgcctcctccacctcag GTAACACGTCCCGCTGCGTGACGGCGGTGTGcgtctccagcttcctcttcctgttgctgCAGTCCTTCTTCCAGCTGACCACCGCCACCCTGCAGCCAGAGTCCAACT GTACGTCGTGGCAGAAAGCACTGGGGCAGCTGGGCCTGGTGAG TCTTTCAGGAAGTGATGCGGGCTCGGCAGTGAGACAGGTATGTCCAGACATCGGCGTGCTGGCGGTCGGCGTGCTGACCTGGAGGCTGATGACCCGGGTAAacggcgacacacacacacag TCGCAGCAAGAACATCAACCAGGAGAACGTGAGCCAGAAGAACGTGAGCCAGAAGAACATCAACCAGAAGAACATCAACTAGAAGAACATCAACTAGAAGAACATCAACCAGAAGAACGTCATCCAGAAGAACATAACACAGAAGAACATCAGCCAGAGGAACTCGTGTTTGAGGAGGGTTCTGTGCtcggagaggatgaggaggaggaaggcagcaGACACAAAGTTCTGGTTGAACTGGAGTCACTGGTTCACAAAACCAGGCAGCTGGTGGGAAACATGACGACGACTGGAGGGAAAGTTCTGCTGACGGTTCTGCTGGGAGTCACAG gTATCGtcttcccctccctctcctccctcctctacctcctctgttTCCAGGTGTTGTGCACCTGGTGGGCGTGGTCAGGTCAGGTCCCACCCATCGCCTTCAGATACgtgtctgtgatgtcactgctttACTCCTCCTCCCACTTCCTGCTTGTCTACTGCTACCAGCTGCCCTCGCTGCACGAGGCGTGGCCTCCCAACCGCACCTCTGCCAG CGTCTTCGGCCTGGTCTCGGTGGTGTCAGCGGACTGCGCTGCCCCCTGGAGGCTGCAGGTGAACTCGGAGCTCAGCTGGTTCCACTTCAGCAGCCCCTTCATGCTGCTCCTGCTCTACAACACTGTGGCCAGCCTATGGAGGAACCAG CTCATCGACACTGAAGGGAGGCGGGACGTAAAGAGGGTGGAGTCAGCTGTCACCGagagctgtgacatcatcacctctaCCAGCATCTTGAGTGAGGAGGtgagctgtgacatcacagccgaGAGGCGGAGGGAGCAGTGGAGGAGCGCTCACGATGGAGCGGAGGGCCGAGAC GTGCTCATGTCATCAACCAATGACAGTCCCTCTGATTCTTTTGCTCCGCCCACCCAGAGCACGGCCCTGGGATTGGATGTTTACTCTACACCTCACTACTCCCTGAGCCAAtcag ACACTTTGGAGACGTGTGTCTTTGAAGGAGAcggatgggaggaagaggaggaggaagaggaagggacgGGGCAAGATGAGGAGGGAAGCGGCGTCGCCGCCGTGGCGTTCGGCTTCCTGCTCAAGCAGAGTTACATCTGCGCTCTGATCGCCATGATGGCGTGGTCCATCACGTACGTGTCCTGGTTGACGTGCGTCCTGCTGCTCTGGTCGTGCGTCCTCTGGATGATGCGAGAGCGGCGCCGCTACACGCTGATGTCATCACCCTGGCTGGTTGCCTACGGTAACCTGCTGGTGATCCTGCAGTACGTATACAGCTTCCCCGCCGTTCAGGAAGTCCCGGGACTGTTCCCGAAAAAAGACGATCCGTGCAGGGAACTGGCATCTAAG ctgCTGTGTCTGTTTACCTTCTGGCTGCTGCTGCGTCAAGCACTGACGGAGaagagagacaggcagaaagagaaacaggcagacacacaactGTCTACCATCACTGTCCACATGGAAG AGGAGGAGCACAGGGCAGAGGAGGACCAGcagaagaaggtggaggagggtgAGCAGATGAGGAAGGCGGAGGTGTCGTACGAGGAGGTGCTGCTCCTTCATGGACGGGGAGGCGGAGTTAAGATGGAGGCTCTGGCTGCGGTGGTCAGCAGGATGTTTGTTAAATACTGGATCTACGTCTGCGGGACGATGTTCTTCTTTGTTAGTTTCGAGGGGAAGATCGTCCTCTACAAGGTTATCTACATGGTGATGTTCCTGTGCTGCGTCGCCCTCTACCAG TTGAACTACGAGCGTTGGCGTGCTTGGCTCAGAGGATTCTGGGTAGGTGTGGTGGTTTATTCCATGCTGGTTCTCATCCTGGTCTACACCTTCCAGTTCCCCTCATCCCCTCACACCTGGAGTTATTACAGTGGACTCAGCACTCACAG GTTGGAGGATGTTGGTCTGGAGAAGTTCTCAGTTCCCGTTCTCTTCACAAAGATCTTCATCCCTGCTGCCTTCCTGTTG GTATGCATCGTACATCTGCATTACTTCCATGAGCCGTTCCTGGAACTGACTGACCTGAAGACTGTGGTGGACACGCACAACAGCACCATTACCAG GTTGGTCCATTCTGAAGGGAGCCTCTTTGACTTGTCAGTGAGTGGAGCTCCTCAGCTCATGTCGGAGGAGGACGGGAAAGGAGTGGTCCTCATGGAGATACAAGAGGAAACAGACGCGAAGTGTatacaggaggaagaagagggggaggaagagtaCCCCTGTGTATTTGATAGGGAAACCCTGTCTGACcacataacag TGTTGGTCTCCTGGAGGTTGGTGGTGGATCGCCTCTCCGTTCTGTTCCTGCGGTTCCTCCTCTCCTTGCAGCGCCTGCAGCACCTCCTCTGGTGGCTCCTGGAACTACACATCGTCAAAATAGTCTCCTCCTACATCATCTGGGTCTGTGTGAAAGAG gtgtgtgtttttaacctGCTGTTTGTCCTGTGTATGAGCCTGGCTCTGCCCTGCAGGGCATGGCGCCCCCTGTTGTCAGGGATCTGTACAGTTTGGACCTGTGTGGTGACTGTCTGTAAGATGTTGTATCAGCTCAACGTCGTCCAGCCAGACAGATACTCGTCTAACTGCAGCATG CCTGCTAACTCCAGCAGCGACCTGTCTCTGTCTGCTTTATATTCTGGTCCTGTTGACCCCGCCCAGTGGGTGGGGCTTCGCAAGACAGAAGGAAAACTGCTCGATTACCTGAGG TATAACCTTATGATGTTAGCACTATTAGCCTTTGAGGTGACCATTTACAGACATCAGGAGCTCTACCGTCTTCGCCGTAACAAAGTCCCGCCCCCCACTAGAACGCTGTTTCATGACATCACTAGACATCACCTTGACGAAAACGTGCTAAGCTGCTTCAAGTACTTCCTGAATTACTTCTTCTACAAGTTTGGACTAGAG ACTTGCTTCCTGTTGGCTGTGAATGTGATTGGTCAGAGAATGGATCTGTATGCGGTAGGCCATGCCTTTGGCCTAATCACCGTCTTATCACGTCGCAGCAGGAAGTGCATTGCCTCAGTCTGGCCCAAGTactgctacttcctgtctgggaTGCTGTGCTTCCAATATGTGCTTTGCATCGGATTCCCGCCTGCTGCCTGTAAAG ATTACCCCTGGAGGCCTCCGTCATCCAACGTGGATTCCAACGTGGTCAAGTGGCTCTTTCTGCCAGACTACCTGACGCCGCCGAACCCGCTTTTCCTCCTCT AtgacttcctgctcctcctggggGCGTCTCTGCAGCTCCAGGTATTcgaggaggagctgcagccaTCGGTTCAGATCCTGGCTGGGGACAACTGTGAGCTGGAAGGAGACGATGGACAAGTCGCCGATCTGATCCGACGACTCCGTCTCAACACGGTCCCCGATTTCATGATGTGCAG GTCCTACCTGGACATGATGAAGGTGATTATCTTCTGCTACATGTTCTGGTTTGTtctcaccatcatcttcatcactggaaCCACCAG GATCAGTATCTTTTGTATGGGCTACCTGGTGGCatgtttctacttcctgttggtggGCGGAGACCTGCTGCTGAAACCAGTCAAATCTATCCTGGTGTACTGGGACTGCCTGATTGGCTACAACGTGTTTGTCATCACCATGAAGAACATTCTGTCT ATTCTGGCCTGTGGGTTCATCAAGTCTCTGGTTTTAAATCATTGCTGGTTGATTCAGCTCTTCAGTTTGGCCTGCACCATCAAGGGTTACACCAAAC CGGAGCAGCAAAGCAGCAAACAGTGCGAGTTGCCGAGCGACGAGGCGGGGATCATCTGGGATGgcgtgtgtttctgtttcctgttgctgCAGAGGAGGGTCTTCAGGAGTCACTACTTCCTTTATGTCGTCCTGGACCTGCATAACACGCAACTACTAGCCTCCAG GGGGGCGGAGCTTATCGAGGCGTCCACCGTGAAGGCCGTCAGAGCGAGACTGGAGGTGGAGAAGACGTCAATGGACCTGCTGAAAAGACA GATGGAGAGGATTAAATCTCGCCAGCAGAAGTTCCgcagaggaaaagagaaaatgttaaGCTTGACCCAAGACAGCTTCGAGACGGACG GTCAAGAGACCAAGAAGGGCCAGCGGCAGAAGGAGTGGTGGCGACCGTGGGTAAATCACGCCTCCA TGGTGAGGAGTGGTGACTACTACCTGTTTGAGACGgacagcgaggaagaggaggaggaggaaaagaaggaggagcaggaggaggaggaggaggagctaccTGAGAAATCCGCTTTCCAG TTTGTCTACCACGCCTGGATAACAGACTCCAGAACAGCCATGAGAGCTCGCAACAACCAGAAGAAGCTCTGGAAGAAGAACTCATCCGAACgaaggagcaggagggaggagaagagcggag CTGCCGGAGCTATGGAAGTgacagaggaggtggaagaggacagagaggaggaggaggaggagaaagaggaaggaccag acaCAGTGCTACGTCGCTTTTCCAACACCTTgcggttctgttgggttctgctCTCGGCTCTGCTGGATTCTCTGACTGCCTGGCTCAGAGGTCTGTGTCAGGAACACATCGACATCTCGACCGTCCTACGAATTGAGCGATGCATGTTAATGCAGCAGGCTAAGCAG ggtaATGTTCCCACTAGAGATGCAATCCGGATTTACTACCATGAGCAGATGATGAAAAGTTCCAGAGAGTCCGGCCTGGACTACAGTACCCATGAAGCCTCAGCTGGGAGAGGAagcaaggaggaagaagaagttcTTCCAGATTCAGATGGAGAAGAAGTAGGTGGGCAGACGGCAGAGGAAAAAACAGAAGTTAGACCAGAAGGAGATTATCCAGATGAAGCAGACCCAGATGcaggagaaccagaaccagaactagaGTTGGGAGAATCAGTAGAGGAAACTCCAGGAGTGAAACCAGAGACAGCTGAAGGTGAACCAGGACTTGAAGATGAAGCTGATGGCTGTCCAGAATGCTTGGTGGCTAAAACCAGCCAGAGGTCGAGACCCAAACTGTCCAGAATGGAGAGAGTTCGGTCATCATCCTCGTTGTCTTTACCTGAAGAAGAGGGGAGGAGCCAGACTCACAG TGTTGACGAATCAAGTCCGCCATTTCCTATTGACGCACTGCCAACTCACCCCTTGACTGGCGCCtcctcccccgcctccccctcGTCAATCCACCTCCCCCCATCCTACAGCCTCGCTCTGGGCCTGGACCTGCATCAGGAGGAGCCAGGAGAGCGCATGGAGACGAAGGGGGAAGCATCGTCGTCGTTGCTGAGGAGGCGGCGACTGGTTCACACCTCGGGGGAAAGGAGCGACTTCACGTCCGACTCTGCTTTGTGTCCGCTGGCGTCTCACACTCAGGAGCTGACGGCCAGTGAGCTGCTGAGGAACAG GACTTTCTACGAGGAGGAACTGGAGTCTTCGGATCATTTCTATGGCAACCAGCACCAGCTGCTCCAGATGTGCTATGCTATATACAACATCCTGGCCGCCAG GTCAGAGACGGTGTGCTACCTGGTCATCGTGCTGAACCACATGGTGTCCGCCAGCTGTCTGACGCTGGTGCTTCCTGTTCTGGTGTTCCTCTGGGCGACACTGTCCGTCCCCCGACCCAGTAAGACCTTCTGGATGACGGCCATCATCTACACAGAG GTCACCATCGTCATCAAGTACTTCTTCCAGTTTGGCTTCTTTCCGTTCAACCAGAAGCTGGAGGTGGACCGCTCCAAACCGTTCCACCCCCCAAACATCCTGGGGGTGGAGAAAAAGGAAGGCTATGTCCTCTAtgacctgctgcagctgctcgcGCTTTTCTACCACAGAGCCATACTCaag TGCCATGGACTGTGGGATCAGACGGTTACCATAGAGACCGACGCTCTCCATAACCACGACAACCAGACGGACTCTCCCCGAGAGGCCACCCCTACCAATCTGGGAGAACCTGCAAATGTGCTGCGGCAGCGACTCCGGAGACGCACTCAGTCCGGCTCCACCCAGACACGCTCTCCAGCAG ACAGCGTCAGCTCCAGACCTCAACAGCCCAGCAAAGTTGATCTGCTGCTGGAGAAACTGAGAGAACTTTCCATCAGAGCCAAAATCTACTCCGTTACCAG GTGTATGTCGCTCTACCGGCCGGTGCTTCAGTTCTTCAGAGCTCTCGTCCAACCAGAATACAGCGCCGTCACTGACGTTTACGTCCTCATGTTCCTCGCCGACACCGTCgacttcatcatcatcgtctttGGCTTCTGGGCCTTTGGG AAACACTCTGCGGCtgctgacatcacttcctcccTCTCAGAAGACCAAGTTCCCGAAGCTTTCCTGGTGATGGTTCTTATCCAGTTTG gtacCATGGTGATAGACAGGGCTCTGTATTTGAGGAAGACGGTCTTGGGGAAGTTGGTTTTTCAGGTTATTCTTGTTTTTGGGATTCACTTCTGGATGTTCTTCATCTTGCCAACGGTCACTGAGAG GCGTTTCAATCAGAACTTGGTGGCTCAGCTCTGGTATTTCGTCAAATGTGTTTACTTTGGACTGTCAGCCTATCAGATCCGATCTGGTTACCCAACACGGGTTCTGGGAAACTTCCTGACCAAGAGCTACAACTACCTCAACCTCTTCCTGTTCCAGGG CTTCCGTCTGGTTCCCTTCCTGACGGAGCTGAGGGCGGTGATGGACTGGGTTTGGACCGACACCACTCTGTCTCTGTCCTCGTGGATCTGCGTGGAGGACGTCTACGCCCACTGTTTTGTCTTGAAGTGCTGGAGGGAGTCAGAGAAG AGGTACCCTCAGCCTCGAGGCCAGAAGAAGAAGCGGGTGGTGAAGTACGGGATGGGTGGTCTCATCGTCCTGCTGCTCATCTGCATCGTTTGGTTCCCGCTGCTCTTCATGTCGCTCATTAAATCTGTCGCGGGGGTCGTCAACCGACCTCTGGACGTCTCTCTGACCATCACACTGGGAGGCTTTCAG CCGATTTTCACCATGAGCGCTCAGCAGAATCAGCTGACAGACCTGACCGAGGAAGACTTCCTGTCCTTCACCAGCTCCTACAGCTACACGCCG AGTGCCTTGCAGTTCCTGGAAGCGTACAGTCACGAGGACGTGACGGTGGCGGAGCTCCAGGGCAGCAGCAACTCCCTGTGGACCATCAGTCCTCCCAGCAGGCAGTACCTGAGCCAAGTCCTCAACCTGGACCACTTCCCCTTGACCGTGTCCTGGACTGTCCAAAG AAACTTGAGTTTGGGGGCGAAGGTGGAGCTGGCTTCAGGTAAACATGTGACCTACCTGGATGACAAGACTCGCCTGGAGCTGATCCAGCTGCTCAATGGAACCAGGACACGTCCTGT gGTGATTGAGGACGTGTTCCCGTGTTTCATTCGCGCTCCCAGCGATTCCAATGCCAAACCCATCGAGCAGCTTTACGCAG ATGAACGCTACAAAGACATCCTGCTGGCCCTGGAGCGCTCAACCAACCAGAGCCGAGAGATCCAGGAATGGTGGATTGTGGACCAACCGGCAGCCAGCCTGGTGGCTGTGAAGAGTTTAGCTCCCATGAGCGGCAGGagggaggcggggcttcagcTGTTCGTCTTTAGCGATAAAGTCAGTCCGCCAAGTTTGGGCTTCCTGGCTGGATATGG CATCATGGGATTGTATGCCTCCGTGGTGTTGGTGATTGGGAAGTTCGTCAGAGAGTTCTTCAGCGGGATCAGCCACTCCATCATGTTCGAGGAGCTGCCGTGTGTCGACCGCATCCTCAAGCTCTGCACCGACATCTTCCTG GTGAGGGAAACGGGTGAGCTGGAGTTGGAAGAGGAGCTTTACGCCAAACTCATCTTCCTGTATCGCTCTCCGGAGACTCTGATCAAGTGGACACGGCGCTGA